The following coding sequences are from one Eucalyptus grandis isolate ANBG69807.140 chromosome 11, ASM1654582v1, whole genome shotgun sequence window:
- the LOC120289961 gene encoding uncharacterized mitochondrial protein AtMg00810-like, protein MGNDDSAVKRLKEYLHSTFHIKDLEPPKFFLGIEIARSDQGISLSQRKFVMEIISKTGLSGCRPAIIPIEQNAKLTSVDYDAGISSSSDDPLLEDPLGYQRLVGKLIYLTMTRPDICYAVQTLSQFMHKPKQSHMSAALKVVKYIKTCPGLGILLSRRCNMEMTAYCDLDYATCPMSRRSITGFCIKFGESLLSWKTKKQSTVSLSSAEAEYRSMAKTVCEIVWLRGLLLDLGT, encoded by the coding sequence atgggaaatgatgattctgctGTAAAAAGACTTAAAGAGTATCTACATtccacatttcatattaaagattTAGAGCCACCTAAGTTTTTCTTAGGAATTGAGATAGCTCGTTCAGATCAGGGAATCTCTCTTAGTCAGCGGAAATTCGTGATGGAAATTATATCAAAAACAGGACTGTCAGGCTGTAGACCAGCGATTATTCCTATTGAGCAGAATGCCAAACTGACTTCTGTTGACTATGATGCTGGTATATCATCTTCCTCTGATGATCCATTGCTAGAGGATCCGCTAGGATATCAGAGACTTGTAGGAAAGCTTATATATCTTACCATGACTAGACCAGATATCTGCTATGCAGTACAGACTCTCAGTCAGTTTATGCACAAGCCAAAGCAATCTCACATGAGTGCAGCCTTAAAGGTTGTGAAATACATAAAGACATGTCCAGGATTAGGGATTCTCCTTTCCCGaagatgcaacatggaaatgacagccTATTGCGATTTGGATTATGCTACATGTCCTATGAGCAGGAGATCCATCACTGGCTTTTGTATCAAGTTTGGGGAGTCAttgctttcatggaagacaaagaagcaatctACCGTGTCTTTATCTTCAGCTGAAGCCGAGTATCGATCCATGGCCAAGACAGTTTGTGAAATAGTTTGGTTAAGGGGTTTACTCTTAGATCTTGGCACATAA